In one window of Chryseobacterium viscerum DNA:
- a CDS encoding T9SS type A sorting domain-containing protein — MYNPFYSKAFAVICLSCSVSVYSQLVGSDAQLWEKANPTLREVMKCKDENLLNFHCGIRDKLFKKYIKYSKNKSHTLTAVHRSKEDELIWENTEKKISLGNNNFKTGGEKNVEIRKRPSIFSFVAVADPNREKSDSLKIKFEDQNLYEMIFFPRKAKSSDLGRIHSYLSIKYGISLEKGKYYSSDGKVIWDPEKHKEFRYKPTGLGRDNGNELYQKQSSNQSDLFLTIGKNSIERTNIENQAVFENNQFVIWSDDNNELVLKNDGNFDVLQKNWEINFIGNKVSKTDYSVRILKETVNPRSLLITYWMFLKKPDGSIQKIQGSEAANYIVFNKVDFLNDFDSGDTAHFTFAVSPLKNAKNEGTNQNSGSGLSINSEELSLNLTKINLYPNPVKKGQIFTVTFPPMEGLGISIYDGAGRLVKFDNIDRKSNHYTGQLEVQSAYIINLIQDKKIIKTFKLIVD; from the coding sequence ATGTATAACCCTTTTTATTCTAAGGCATTCGCGGTAATTTGCTTATCGTGTTCTGTGTCTGTTTATTCTCAATTAGTGGGATCTGATGCCCAGCTATGGGAAAAAGCCAATCCAACACTTCGTGAAGTAATGAAGTGCAAAGATGAAAATTTGCTCAATTTTCATTGCGGTATCAGGGATAAGCTTTTCAAAAAATATATTAAATACAGTAAAAACAAGAGTCATACTCTTACAGCGGTCCACCGGTCGAAGGAAGATGAGTTGATATGGGAAAATACTGAAAAAAAGATTTCCCTGGGAAATAACAACTTTAAAACGGGTGGAGAAAAAAATGTTGAGATTAGAAAAAGACCGAGTATTTTTTCGTTTGTAGCAGTGGCCGATCCGAACCGTGAAAAATCTGATAGTCTGAAAATTAAATTTGAAGATCAAAATCTTTACGAGATGATATTTTTCCCAAGAAAAGCAAAATCTTCGGATCTTGGCAGGATACATTCCTATCTCTCTATTAAATATGGAATTTCACTGGAAAAAGGGAAATATTACAGCAGTGACGGAAAGGTGATCTGGGATCCTGAAAAGCATAAAGAGTTCAGATATAAGCCTACTGGATTAGGAAGAGATAATGGTAATGAACTGTATCAAAAACAGTCTTCCAACCAGTCTGATCTGTTTTTAACAATTGGGAAAAATTCTATTGAAAGAACAAATATTGAGAATCAGGCTGTTTTTGAGAATAATCAGTTTGTTATCTGGTCTGATGATAATAATGAACTGGTTTTAAAAAATGATGGAAACTTTGATGTTTTGCAAAAAAACTGGGAAATTAATTTCATAGGTAATAAAGTTTCTAAAACCGATTACAGCGTAAGAATATTGAAGGAAACAGTGAATCCAAGGTCTCTGCTTATTACTTATTGGATGTTCTTGAAAAAACCTGACGGAAGTATTCAGAAAATTCAAGGATCTGAAGCTGCCAATTACATTGTTTTTAATAAAGTTGATTTTCTTAATGATTTTGATAGTGGTGATACAGCTCATTTTACTTTTGCAGTAAGTCCATTGAAAAATGCTAAGAATGAAGGAACGAATCAAAATTCAGGTTCCGGATTATCAATTAATAGCGAAGAGTTATCATTGAATCTGACTAAAATTAATCTTTATCCGAATCCTGTTAAAAAAGGACAAATTTTTACCGTTACTTTTCCTCCTATGGAAGGACTTGGAATTTCAATTTATGATGGAGCCGGAAGATTAGTCAAATTTGATAATATTGACCGAAAATCAAATCATTATACGGGTCAGCTGGAAGTTCAAAGTGCTTACATCATTAATCTTATCCAAGATAAAAAAATCATAAAAACGTTCAAATTAATTGTTGATTAA
- a CDS encoding TetR/AcrR family transcriptional regulator: MSAHTEQDQLSQQILETASGLYLKYGLKKVTMDDISKAVGKSRTSIYYYYKNREEVFQAVLDNLIKEVISEIDSNMRKKNTFEGKIQEFCMAKVKTSEERSSFFRAIEAGMDNEEKSKHITDAHNRMMEAERNLLLNLFSASISNGNIPKVAIEEQETIIFILQSSIRGIRREMSLKNNFENLNNTVNTLTSMVTKHIG, translated from the coding sequence ATGTCAGCTCACACAGAACAAGACCAGCTTTCACAACAAATCCTTGAGACCGCTTCAGGACTGTATTTAAAGTATGGTTTAAAGAAGGTGACAATGGATGATATTTCAAAAGCAGTTGGAAAAAGCAGAACTTCAATTTATTATTATTATAAAAATCGTGAAGAAGTCTTTCAGGCGGTTTTGGATAATCTGATCAAAGAAGTTATTTCTGAGATTGATTCCAATATGAGGAAGAAAAATACTTTTGAAGGAAAAATTCAGGAGTTTTGTATGGCTAAAGTAAAAACATCAGAAGAAAGATCATCATTTTTCAGAGCTATAGAAGCAGGAATGGACAATGAGGAGAAGTCAAAACACATCACCGATGCCCACAACCGAATGATGGAAGCAGAAAGAAATCTTTTGCTTAATTTATTTTCAGCGAGCATTAGCAATGGTAACATTCCAAAAGTTGCCATCGAAGAACAGGAAACCATCATCTTTATTTTACAGAGTAGTATCAGGGGAATAAGGCGCGAGATGAGTTTAAAAAACAATTTTGAAAACTTAAACAATACAGTGAACACTCTAACCTCTATGGTTACTAAACATATTGGGTAA
- a CDS encoding MFS transporter: MNKLSNISTFRAFRSTNYTLYFFGRSVSQFGTWMQRTAVVWVVYSMTQSAFMLGLTIFAEQFPSFLFSAFGGVAADRYNRYKIIQITQILSLIQASLLAFLVMTGHQNIWSFIILSVFLGIINAYDIPARQAMINEVVTDDEDLPSALSLSAAMASIAKLAGPALSGIILQKFGAGTCFLINAASFAAVMLSISMMKIKITPKKSAKKGTFTELAEGFRYLKKEPSISLVIIMLSITGLLILPYDTLIPVYAKEIFKGDAKTFGYISSFIGIGAVLGTVFLASLKKGATMRNILILSTVILSFGLICFSYATNFYWSMFFAALTGLGGVAQFTTCNIIVQSEVIPEMRSRAISILLTAIFGMLPVGSVLIGFVSEKIGAPKTLLMEGIAGILVAVVFRHLLFKKNKIKAVTKQLLEESEEQFINKV; this comes from the coding sequence ATGAACAAATTAAGTAATATCAGTACATTCCGGGCTTTCAGAAGCACCAATTACACGTTGTATTTTTTCGGGCGTTCTGTCTCTCAATTTGGAACGTGGATGCAGCGTACAGCCGTAGTGTGGGTTGTATACAGCATGACCCAGTCTGCCTTTATGCTGGGACTCACCATTTTTGCAGAACAATTCCCTTCATTCTTATTTTCAGCATTCGGCGGGGTTGCAGCGGATCGGTACAACCGGTATAAAATTATACAGATCACTCAAATTTTATCATTAATTCAGGCATCTCTACTGGCTTTTTTGGTAATGACGGGACATCAGAACATATGGAGTTTCATTATACTCAGTGTTTTTCTAGGCATTATTAATGCTTATGACATTCCGGCCCGGCAGGCTATGATTAATGAAGTGGTAACGGATGACGAAGACCTTCCAAGTGCTCTTTCTCTGAGTGCAGCTATGGCAAGCATCGCTAAATTGGCGGGTCCTGCCCTTTCCGGAATCATCCTCCAAAAATTCGGGGCTGGAACCTGTTTTCTTATCAATGCAGCCAGTTTTGCAGCAGTAATGCTTTCAATTTCTATGATGAAAATAAAGATCACTCCGAAAAAATCAGCTAAAAAAGGAACTTTTACAGAATTAGCTGAGGGTTTCAGGTATCTGAAAAAAGAACCATCTATCAGTCTGGTCATCATCATGCTGAGTATTACAGGTTTGCTGATTTTACCTTATGATACTTTAATTCCCGTTTATGCAAAGGAAATTTTCAAAGGTGATGCTAAGACATTCGGCTATATATCCAGTTTCATCGGGATCGGAGCGGTTCTCGGAACGGTATTTCTGGCTTCGCTGAAGAAAGGAGCAACCATGAGGAACATTCTTATTCTGAGTACAGTTATTCTGAGTTTTGGACTGATCTGTTTTTCATATGCTACCAATTTCTACTGGTCTATGTTCTTTGCTGCGCTCACAGGATTAGGTGGTGTCGCACAGTTTACGACCTGTAATATTATTGTCCAGTCTGAAGTAATTCCCGAAATGCGTTCAAGAGCGATCAGTATTTTATTGACTGCTATATTCGGGATGCTGCCTGTGGGAAGCGTGCTCATTGGATTTGTTTCAGAGAAAATAGGAGCACCAAAAACCTTATTGATGGAAGGAATTGCAGGAATTTTAGTTGCTGTTGTCTTTAGACATTTATTATTTAAAAAGAACAAGATAAAAGCAGTGACCAAACAACTTTTAGAAGAATCTGAGGAACAATTTATTAATAAAGTGTAA
- a CDS encoding cysteine hydrolase family protein — protein sequence MENIKTALLVMDMQSSILSNVHDTQELLSNVKEAIKIARNRQIPVIYITVGFRQGMPEISSKNKAFSVIKQHMADVDMKDWIAIHPELTPEEQDIVITKRRFSAFTGSDLEVILRGLDIQHLVLTGVSTSGVVLSTVREASDKDYQLTVIEDCCKDSDKEVHNILMNKVFPRQADVITVSDWIK from the coding sequence ATGGAAAACATAAAAACAGCATTATTGGTGATGGACATGCAGTCATCAATACTAAGTAACGTACATGATACACAAGAACTGTTATCTAATGTCAAAGAGGCTATTAAAATTGCCAGAAACCGCCAAATTCCGGTTATTTATATTACAGTAGGGTTCAGACAAGGAATGCCGGAAATAAGCTCCAAAAATAAAGCATTTTCAGTAATTAAACAGCATATGGCAGATGTTGATATGAAAGACTGGATTGCTATTCATCCTGAACTTACTCCTGAAGAACAGGATATCGTGATTACCAAGAGAAGATTCAGTGCTTTTACAGGAAGTGATCTGGAAGTTATTCTCCGCGGACTTGATATTCAGCACCTGGTATTGACAGGAGTATCTACCAGCGGTGTTGTTTTATCTACAGTAAGAGAAGCTTCGGATAAAGATTATCAACTGACAGTGATTGAAGATTGCTGTAAAGACAGTGACAAAGAAGTGCATAACATCCTGATGAATAAAGTTTTCCCAAGACAGGCCGACGTTATTACCGTAAGTGATTGGATAAAATAA
- a CDS encoding EamA family transporter: MWWVYAILSAFFASLTAVFAKIGITGVNSNLATAIRSVIILLVAWGIVFVRSEYKGIPALSRHNLIYIAISGVATGLSWIFYFKALQLGKVTLVAPVDKLSVALTIVLSVLFLGESLTLKTAIGALLIIAGTVLLIFE; encoded by the coding sequence ATGTGGTGGGTATATGCAATTCTTTCAGCTTTTTTTGCTTCATTAACCGCTGTTTTTGCTAAGATCGGAATCACCGGGGTTAACTCAAACCTGGCAACAGCCATAAGAAGCGTTATTATTTTACTGGTCGCCTGGGGAATTGTGTTCGTACGAAGTGAATACAAAGGAATCCCGGCGCTTTCCAGGCATAATCTTATCTACATTGCCATTTCCGGAGTTGCAACAGGACTTTCATGGATATTTTATTTCAAGGCTCTCCAACTCGGAAAAGTAACGCTGGTTGCTCCGGTTGACAAACTAAGTGTAGCATTGACGATTGTTCTTTCTGTTTTATTTCTTGGGGAATCCCTTACCCTAAAAACAGCTATAGGAGCTTTATTGATTATTGCTGGAACTGTTCTTTTAATTTTTGAATAA